ACCCCTGTACATCCTTTCCAGATCTTTTTCAATAAGCTGCTTGTCTACATGGATAAGAGGTTCGCATTCAACACCGTTAACAATAATCGTATCGACTTTCGAGCTCAGCTTTACATAAGTAGGAAATCCGGCTCCACCAGCTCCCACAACACCTGCATTTTTAATTTTTTCAACAGGACTTAATTCCATAAGTTCCCCTGCAAATATAATATTTTTTAAATACTTATTATATCAGTTTTTTTATAATCAGCTCTCAATTACTGAACTTTCAAGATCTATTCTTGCAACTTTTGCCACTATGGCTGAATCCACATTTTTATGCCTTGTCATATCCGTTCTTTTAGCAGCACTTCCGGTTACGATAAGAGCAATTTCCCCTGTACCCAGCCCTATTGTATCCACCGCCACAAAAAAATCATCTCTGTCGTTCAGGTC
Above is a genomic segment from Actinomycetota bacterium containing:
- a CDS encoding EutN/CcmL family microcompartment protein is translated as MKLVKVIGSITSTIKDSTLKGFKLMLVQAVDPDLNDRDDFFVAVDTIGLGTGEIALIVTGSAAKRTDMTRHKNVDSAIVAKVARIDLESSVIES